A region of Kribbella sp. NBC_01245 DNA encodes the following proteins:
- a CDS encoding DUF4913 domain-containing protein gives MEGEQELYYPHVASFVADRLVHLYTRRLGQNAIWCPEWFRHAEALSRLDAIWRAWEHLRLDPATGMSVWWRDHADPHMMMLLSPDGPFAGCRGKHTDYPIAPLPVEEPPAGLFFDQRKPHLRGV, from the coding sequence GTGGAAGGCGAGCAGGAGCTCTACTACCCGCACGTCGCGTCGTTCGTGGCGGACCGGCTGGTCCACCTCTACACGCGCCGGCTCGGGCAGAACGCGATCTGGTGCCCCGAGTGGTTCCGGCACGCTGAGGCGCTCAGCCGGCTGGACGCGATCTGGCGCGCCTGGGAACACCTGCGCCTCGACCCGGCGACCGGGATGTCGGTCTGGTGGCGGGACCACGCGGACCCGCACATGATGATGTTGCTGAGTCCCGACGGCCCGTTCGCGGGTTGCCGGGGCAAGCACACCGACTACCCGATCGCGCCGCTGCCGGTGGAGGAACCGCCCGCCGGTCTGTTCTTCGACCAGCGCAAGCCACACCTCCGCGGTGTGTGA
- the trpS gene encoding tryptophan--tRNA ligase produces MTDQRMLTGDRPTGKLHLGHFVGSLENRVRLQHQYETYLIIADLHMLTTKNTREDIAQVAENARHLVIDSLAAGIEPDRATFYLQSAIPEVMELNTLFQNLVSVPRLERTPSLKDMARDAKKDEMPYGLLGYPVLQAADILCVKAHVVPVGKDNHAHVEITREIARRFNHLYGEVFPVPELVTSDVPTLIGTDGQGKMSKSIGNVIYLSDSEAEVRKKVTGMYTDPNRIRADIPGTIEGNPVFIYHDVFNKNKAEVADLKERYQAGKVGDVEVKDKLAIAINLFLDPMRERRAQFESQTGLIDQIIVEGTEKTRKEVQQVVFEVRKAMGLAGAFNSIRRKAEKYRKANPAAYPTEG; encoded by the coding sequence ATGACCGACCAGCGCATGCTCACCGGTGACCGCCCGACCGGAAAGCTCCACCTCGGTCACTTCGTCGGCAGCCTGGAGAACCGGGTCCGGCTGCAGCATCAGTACGAGACGTACCTGATCATCGCCGACCTGCACATGCTCACCACCAAGAACACTCGCGAGGACATCGCGCAGGTCGCGGAGAACGCGCGGCACCTGGTGATCGACTCGCTCGCGGCCGGGATCGAGCCGGACCGGGCGACGTTCTACCTGCAGTCCGCGATCCCCGAGGTGATGGAGCTCAACACGCTCTTCCAGAACCTCGTCTCCGTGCCGCGCCTCGAGCGCACGCCGAGCCTGAAGGACATGGCCCGCGACGCCAAGAAGGACGAAATGCCGTACGGCCTGCTCGGGTATCCCGTGCTGCAGGCGGCGGACATCCTCTGCGTCAAGGCGCACGTCGTACCGGTCGGCAAGGACAACCACGCGCACGTCGAGATCACCCGCGAGATCGCCCGCCGCTTCAACCACCTGTACGGCGAGGTGTTCCCGGTGCCGGAGTTGGTCACCAGCGACGTACCGACCCTGATCGGGACCGACGGCCAGGGCAAGATGAGCAAGTCGATCGGCAACGTGATCTACCTGTCGGACAGCGAGGCCGAGGTCCGTAAGAAGGTCACCGGGATGTACACCGATCCCAACCGGATCCGGGCCGACATCCCCGGCACGATCGAGGGCAACCCGGTCTTCATCTACCACGACGTCTTCAACAAGAACAAAGCCGAGGTGGCCGACCTCAAGGAGCGCTACCAGGCCGGCAAGGTCGGGGACGTCGAGGTCAAGGACAAGCTGGCCATCGCGATCAACCTGTTCCTCGACCCGATGCGCGAGCGCCGGGCCCAGTTCGAGTCGCAGACCGGCCTGATCGACCAGATCATCGTCGAGGGCACCGAGAAGACCCGCAAAGAGGTCCAGCAGGTCGTCTTCGAGGTGCGTAAGGCGATGGGCCTGGCCGGTGCCTTCAACTCGATCCGCCGCAAGGCCGAGAAGTACCGCAAGGCCAACCCGGCCGCGTATCCCACCGAGGGGTAA
- the serS gene encoding serine--tRNA ligase: MHDTRTLLELGDEAVRRLARRGYTLDLGTIEALFSRRNTAIGTAEELRSESKKVAADVGKRAKAGDDVNALKEHARELKDRIREAEAEQEKVEAELNAIAMTIPNFPADDAPEGLSEDDSVEVRKWGTPTELDFKPKDHVDLGEALGIFDFGRAAKLSGSRFSVSRGPGAVLERALSTMFLNLHTTRHGYTEFAVPYLVTRKTMTGTGQLPKFEADLFKTGVDDRELFLVPTAEVPLTNLHADEIIPAEDLPFAYTAWTPCFRSEAGSYGRDTRGILRLHQFSKVELVRVARAEDSRAELELMLSHAEACLQELGLAYRVIALAAGDLGFGSTYTYDIEVWLPSQETYREISSCSDCGTFQARRAAIRTKTKDGQRGFAATLNGSGLPIGRTLAALIEQYQQEDGSIVIPPALAVYTGFSRINADGTTSA, translated from the coding sequence ATGCATGACACCCGCACGCTCCTCGAACTGGGCGATGAAGCCGTCCGCCGCCTCGCGCGGCGCGGTTACACGCTGGACCTCGGCACGATCGAGGCCCTGTTCTCGCGGCGCAACACCGCGATCGGCACAGCGGAGGAACTGCGGTCGGAGTCGAAGAAGGTCGCGGCCGACGTCGGTAAGCGGGCCAAGGCCGGCGACGACGTCAACGCGCTGAAGGAGCACGCCCGCGAGCTGAAGGACCGGATCCGCGAGGCTGAGGCCGAGCAGGAGAAGGTCGAGGCGGAGCTCAACGCCATCGCGATGACCATCCCGAACTTCCCGGCCGATGACGCGCCGGAGGGGCTCAGCGAGGACGACTCCGTCGAGGTCCGCAAGTGGGGTACGCCGACCGAGCTCGACTTCAAGCCGAAGGACCACGTCGATCTGGGCGAGGCGCTCGGCATCTTCGACTTCGGCCGGGCGGCCAAGCTGTCCGGATCCCGGTTCAGCGTGTCCCGTGGACCGGGCGCGGTGCTCGAGCGTGCCCTCAGCACGATGTTCCTCAACCTGCACACGACTCGTCACGGCTACACGGAGTTCGCCGTGCCGTACTTGGTCACTCGCAAGACGATGACCGGCACGGGCCAGCTGCCGAAGTTCGAGGCGGACCTGTTCAAGACGGGTGTCGACGACCGGGAGCTGTTCCTGGTCCCGACGGCCGAGGTCCCCCTGACGAACCTGCACGCCGACGAGATCATCCCGGCGGAGGACTTGCCGTTCGCCTACACCGCGTGGACGCCGTGCTTCCGGTCCGAGGCCGGGTCATACGGCCGGGACACCCGCGGCATCCTTCGGCTGCACCAGTTCAGCAAGGTCGAGCTGGTTCGGGTCGCCCGGGCGGAGGACTCCCGCGCGGAGCTCGAGCTGATGCTGTCCCACGCCGAGGCGTGTCTGCAGGAGCTGGGCCTGGCGTACCGGGTGATCGCGCTGGCCGCGGGAGACCTCGGGTTCGGTTCGACGTACACCTATGACATCGAGGTGTGGCTGCCGAGCCAGGAGACGTATCGCGAGATCTCCTCCTGCTCCGACTGCGGCACGTTCCAGGCGCGGCGGGCGGCGATCCGGACGAAGACCAAGGACGGCCAGCGCGGTTTCGCCGCCACGCTGAACGGATCTGGGCTGCCGATCGGCCGGACGCTGGCGGCGTTGATCGAGCAGTACCAGCAGGAGGACGGCTCCATCGTCATCCCGCCGGCACTCGCGGTTTACACCGGGTTCAGCCGGATCAACGCCGATGGCACGACGTCTGCCTGA
- a CDS encoding MATE family efflux transporter → MPVTRRSLWTSQDRDILRLAVPAFFALVSEPLMLLADSAIIGHLGTPQLAALGVAGAILQTLVGICVFLAYGTTSAVARRIGAGDHRGALTQGIDGLWLALLLGIALAIAGLIFAPQAIAAFDPSAEVTGHAVTYLRISCIGVPSMLLLLAATGVLRGMQDTKTPMVVAIAANLANIVLNVVLVYGLDLGIAGSALGTVLAQTAAGVALVVVVVRGARRDGATLRPDRPGIIASAQAGVPLVVRTLTLRVAIIVVTFVATSLGTTSLAAHQVAFTLWTFLALALDAIAIAGQALTGRYLGAADVVGTKATTRRMMWWGFGSGIIGGLALWALRDVYVPWFTNDPDVRRTLAAVLLVAAIAQPLNGIVFVLDGVLIGAGDGKYLAVAGVLALLAFLPMAFSVLWFDGGVVALWWAFSGFMLMRFVTLILRERGTAWMVTGAVR, encoded by the coding sequence ATGCCGGTCACCCGAAGGTCCCTGTGGACCAGTCAGGACCGGGACATCCTCCGCCTCGCGGTGCCCGCGTTCTTCGCCTTGGTATCCGAGCCGCTGATGCTGCTGGCCGACTCCGCGATCATCGGTCATCTCGGTACGCCGCAGCTCGCGGCCCTCGGTGTCGCCGGCGCGATCCTGCAGACGCTGGTGGGGATCTGCGTGTTCCTGGCGTACGGCACCACCTCGGCCGTGGCCCGCCGGATCGGCGCGGGCGATCATCGCGGCGCGCTCACGCAGGGCATCGACGGCCTCTGGCTCGCGCTGTTGCTCGGTATCGCCCTCGCCATCGCCGGGCTCATCTTCGCCCCACAAGCGATCGCGGCCTTCGACCCGTCGGCCGAGGTGACGGGGCACGCCGTCACCTATCTGCGCATCTCCTGTATCGGCGTACCGTCGATGCTTTTGTTGCTCGCGGCAACGGGCGTGCTCCGGGGTATGCAGGACACCAAAACGCCGATGGTGGTCGCGATCGCGGCCAACCTGGCCAACATCGTGCTCAACGTCGTCCTGGTCTACGGCCTCGATCTGGGCATCGCGGGCTCGGCCCTCGGCACGGTGCTGGCCCAGACCGCCGCGGGCGTCGCGCTCGTCGTCGTGGTGGTCCGCGGCGCCCGGCGAGACGGCGCCACGCTGCGGCCGGACCGGCCCGGGATCATCGCGTCCGCCCAGGCCGGCGTACCGCTGGTGGTGCGGACGCTGACGCTGCGGGTGGCGATCATCGTGGTCACGTTCGTCGCGACCTCGCTCGGTACGACGTCACTCGCGGCGCACCAGGTCGCGTTCACCCTGTGGACGTTCCTCGCCCTCGCGCTGGACGCCATTGCGATCGCGGGTCAGGCGTTGACCGGGCGCTACCTCGGCGCCGCGGACGTCGTCGGCACAAAGGCGACCACTCGGCGGATGATGTGGTGGGGATTCGGCTCGGGCATTATCGGCGGGCTGGCGCTTTGGGCGTTGCGGGACGTGTACGTGCCCTGGTTCACCAACGACCCGGACGTACGTCGTACCCTCGCGGCCGTTCTCTTGGTGGCAGCCATCGCGCAGCCGCTGAACGGGATCGTCTTCGTGCTCGACGGAGTGCTGATCGGCGCGGGCGACGGGAAGTACCTCGCCGTGGCCGGGGTGCTCGCGCTGCTGGCGTTCTTGCCGATGGCGTTCAGCGTGTTGTGGTTCGACGGCGGGGTGGTGGCGCTGTGGTGGGCCTTCAGCGGGTTCATGCTGATGCGGTTCGTGACGCTGATCCTGCGCGAGCGCGGTACCGCCTGGATGGTGACCGGGGCCGTCCGGTGA
- the dnaB gene encoding replicative DNA helicase — protein sequence MSVAEFRGSPGGEERRPEMGFDRTPPQDIAAEQCVLGAMLLSKDAIADVSETIRDVDFYRPAHETIYDVITDLYARGEPADAITVSAELTKRGEMAKIGGAPYLHTLIASVPLAANAGYYAHIVREKAILRRLVEAGTKIVQIGYAGEGQVDEVVDQAQAEIYQVTERRTNEDYAPLKDIMESALDEIEAISARDGSMHGVPTGFTDLDELTNGLQPGQMIIVAARPAMGKALALDTPLATPTGWTTMGDVAVGDSLIGADGLPTRVVAATDVMTDRPCYQLTFSDGTTLTADANHQWIVDESGAGAVRTTNQLFQAMAADPGLTPSIPLSAPREVVGHGLSTGLPGEPDRRIEWIEPVVSVPVRCVEVDNADHLYLAGKSMIPTHNSTLGLDFARSCSIKNGLTSCIFSLEMSRTEITMRLLSAEAKVPLHHMRNGKMTDEDWAKLARKMGEVSEAPLFIDDSPNLTMMEIRAKARRLKQRHDLRMIIIDYMQLMTSGKKVESRQLEVSEFSRSIKLLAKELEVPVIAISQLNRGAEQRSDKRPMLSDLRESGCLTADTRLMRADTGAEISLGELLAADARDIPVWSLDDRLKLVPRTMTHVFPSGTKEVFRLKLASGREIKATANHPFLTYDGWKPLGDLTPGTRLGSLRHIPPPLDVTPWNDDEITTLITSIDLDSPTAALPESTPAIPKSQLGRILRGLWTRRGVMQYDEVVGADLSLEVASRRLAEDLARLLLRFNIFTRISSVPTRIGELRFELSVMGSGNQLRFCHEVLGADLAAGIADRLQTERTAELNTVPEAIWSRVQSTLTDASGGRLRQMTAVLDEADVEVMATNDIFWDAVVGVESLGEQEVYDATVMGTHNFVAEGIATHNSLEQDADMVILLHREDAYERESTRPGEADFIVAKHRNGPTADVVVAFQGHYSRFVDMAQNG from the coding sequence GTGAGTGTTGCGGAGTTCCGAGGGTCACCGGGTGGCGAGGAGCGACGCCCGGAGATGGGCTTCGACCGCACGCCGCCGCAGGACATCGCCGCGGAGCAGTGTGTGCTCGGCGCGATGCTGCTCAGCAAGGACGCGATCGCCGACGTCAGCGAGACCATTCGCGACGTCGACTTCTACCGCCCGGCGCACGAGACCATCTACGACGTCATCACCGACCTGTACGCCCGGGGTGAGCCCGCCGACGCGATCACCGTCTCGGCCGAGCTGACCAAACGTGGCGAGATGGCCAAGATCGGTGGCGCGCCGTATCTGCACACCCTGATCGCCTCGGTCCCGCTCGCCGCCAACGCCGGCTACTACGCGCACATCGTCCGCGAGAAGGCGATCCTGCGCCGCCTGGTCGAGGCCGGCACCAAGATCGTCCAGATCGGCTACGCCGGCGAGGGCCAGGTCGACGAGGTGGTGGACCAGGCCCAAGCCGAGATCTACCAGGTCACCGAGCGCCGTACCAACGAGGACTACGCGCCCCTCAAGGACATCATGGAGTCCGCCCTCGACGAGATCGAGGCCATCAGCGCCCGCGACGGCTCCATGCACGGCGTCCCCACCGGCTTCACCGACCTCGACGAACTCACCAACGGCCTCCAACCCGGCCAAATGATCATCGTCGCCGCCCGCCCCGCCATGGGAAAGGCGCTGGCCCTCGACACCCCGCTGGCCACCCCGACCGGCTGGACCACGATGGGCGACGTCGCGGTCGGCGACTCGCTGATCGGCGCCGACGGCCTCCCAACGCGAGTGGTCGCAGCCACCGACGTGATGACCGACCGCCCTTGCTACCAACTCACCTTCTCCGACGGCACCACCCTCACCGCCGACGCCAACCACCAGTGGATCGTTGACGAGTCAGGGGCAGGGGCCGTCCGGACAACGAACCAGCTATTCCAGGCGATGGCGGCCGATCCCGGGCTGACTCCGTCGATTCCCCTCTCAGCGCCACGAGAGGTTGTGGGGCACGGTCTGTCGACTGGTCTCCCTGGCGAACCTGATCGCCGGATTGAGTGGATCGAGCCCGTCGTGAGCGTGCCGGTTCGCTGTGTTGAGGTGGACAACGCCGACCATCTCTACCTGGCCGGTAAGTCGATGATCCCGACGCACAACTCCACACTCGGCCTCGACTTTGCTCGCTCCTGCTCGATCAAGAACGGGTTGACCTCGTGCATCTTCTCGCTCGAGATGAGCCGTACTGAGATCACCATGCGTCTGCTGTCGGCCGAGGCGAAGGTGCCGCTGCACCACATGCGCAACGGCAAGATGACCGATGAGGACTGGGCCAAGCTGGCCCGCAAGATGGGCGAGGTGTCCGAGGCGCCGCTGTTCATCGACGACTCGCCGAACCTCACCATGATGGAGATCCGCGCCAAGGCCAGGCGGCTCAAACAGCGCCACGACCTGCGCATGATCATCATCGACTATATGCAGCTGATGACCTCGGGCAAGAAGGTCGAATCCCGCCAGCTCGAAGTCTCCGAGTTCTCGCGATCCATCAAGCTGCTGGCCAAAGAGCTCGAAGTCCCCGTCATCGCCATCTCCCAGCTGAACCGTGGCGCCGAGCAACGCAGCGACAAACGCCCCATGCTCTCCGACCTCCGCGAATCCGGCTGCCTCACCGCGGACACCAGGCTGATGCGTGCCGACACCGGCGCGGAGATCTCCCTCGGCGAGCTGCTCGCAGCCGACGCCCGGGATATCCCCGTCTGGTCGCTGGACGATCGCCTCAAGCTCGTTCCGCGCACGATGACCCACGTCTTCCCGAGCGGCACCAAGGAGGTCTTCCGCCTCAAGCTCGCCTCCGGCCGCGAGATCAAGGCCACGGCCAACCACCCCTTCCTGACGTACGACGGCTGGAAGCCCCTCGGCGACCTAACCCCCGGCACCCGCCTAGGCTCCCTCCGCCACATCCCCCCACCCCTCGACGTAACCCCCTGGAACGACGACGAGATCACCACCCTGATCACGTCTATCGATCTCGACTCGCCAACTGCGGCGCTTCCCGAGTCGACGCCGGCGATTCCGAAGTCGCAGCTCGGCAGGATCCTTCGCGGCTTGTGGACCAGACGTGGCGTCATGCAGTACGACGAGGTGGTCGGCGCGGACTTGAGCCTCGAGGTGGCCAGCCGCCGGCTCGCGGAAGACCTGGCCAGGCTGCTGCTGAGGTTCAACATTTTCACGCGAATCTCGTCCGTGCCGACGCGAATCGGCGAGCTCCGTTTCGAGCTCTCCGTGATGGGGTCCGGTAACCAGCTGCGCTTCTGCCATGAGGTCCTCGGCGCGGATCTCGCCGCGGGTATCGCCGACCGCCTGCAGACCGAGCGGACCGCCGAGCTGAACACCGTGCCGGAGGCGATCTGGTCGCGCGTCCAGAGCACGCTGACCGACGCCAGCGGTGGCCGCCTGCGTCAGATGACCGCAGTCCTCGACGAAGCCGACGTCGAGGTCATGGCGACCAATGACATCTTCTGGGATGCGGTTGTTGGGGTGGAGAGCCTTGGGGAGCAGGAGGTGTACGACGCCACGGTGATGGGGACGCACAACTTCGTTGCCGAGGGCATCGCTACGCACAACTCCCTGGAGCAGGATGCCGACATGGTGATCCTGTTGCATCGGGAGGACGCGTACGAGCGGGAGTCGACGCGGCCCGGAGAAGCGGACTTCATCGTGGCGAAGCACCGTAACGGTCCGACCGCCGACGTCGTCGTCGCCTTCCAGGGCCACTACTCCCGCTTCGTCGACATGGCCCAGAACGGCTGA
- a CDS encoding CSLREA domain-containing protein: MLNQQLQRTRVRRAWAVAIALAIGLPAGMYLNGAAAYASTLTVTTTADLPGTTCGSPCSLRQAIGAANAAGGSNTITFAVTGVFALTTGNELHVSGAPQQNLTIRGDGPAKTVIDGGGTTRVMAIDAGAAVTVSGLTIRNGSADFGGGVLNLGSLSISNSVVTGNHANIAGGGIRNGGASATATLTNTTIAGNRAGVVGGGIANSGGTLTVTGSVISGNASNGTGGGGGIATLGPTVVSRTLVTGNTAVDHGGGIAVGANHTTVSDSVVSNNAVTGTNVGNDGGGITNYATLTVSKTAVTGNRAAHDGGGIANEFGATATVTDSLLSRNSASRGGGLTNEFTSDLSTPSTITLTRSQVVGNRAEVEGGGIFNPSGSVTLNMSAVAGNTPDNCHPPGSVAGCRG; this comes from the coding sequence ATGTTGAACCAACAGCTGCAGCGGACGCGCGTCCGTCGTGCATGGGCGGTGGCAATCGCTCTGGCCATCGGCCTCCCTGCCGGTATGTACCTGAATGGCGCGGCCGCGTACGCCTCCACGTTGACGGTCACCACCACCGCTGACTTGCCGGGTACGACCTGTGGCTCTCCGTGCAGTTTGCGTCAGGCAATCGGCGCCGCGAACGCTGCGGGCGGCAGCAATACGATCACGTTCGCCGTCACTGGCGTTTTCGCTTTGACGACTGGGAACGAGCTGCACGTCAGCGGGGCTCCGCAGCAGAACCTCACCATCCGCGGCGACGGCCCGGCGAAGACGGTCATCGACGGTGGCGGAACAACCCGCGTCATGGCGATCGACGCCGGGGCGGCCGTCACGGTCTCCGGCCTGACCATCCGGAACGGCAGCGCCGACTTCGGCGGCGGAGTCCTGAATCTGGGCTCGCTGAGTATCAGCAACAGTGTTGTCACCGGCAACCATGCCAATATCGCCGGCGGGGGCATCCGCAATGGCGGAGCCAGCGCCACAGCCACCCTGACCAACACCACCATCGCCGGCAACCGCGCCGGTGTCGTCGGCGGCGGCATCGCCAACAGCGGCGGCACCCTCACAGTGACCGGGAGCGTCATCTCCGGCAATGCCTCCAATGGCACTGGCGGTGGCGGCGGCATCGCCACCCTGGGGCCGACCGTTGTCAGCAGGACCTTGGTCACGGGCAACACCGCTGTCGACCACGGCGGTGGCATCGCCGTCGGCGCCAACCACACAACCGTGAGCGACAGCGTCGTCAGCAACAATGCTGTGACCGGCACCAATGTCGGCAACGATGGCGGCGGCATCACGAACTACGCCACGCTGACCGTTTCCAAGACCGCCGTTACCGGCAACAGGGCCGCTCATGACGGCGGCGGCATCGCCAACGAGTTCGGCGCCACGGCGACCGTGACCGACAGTTTGCTAAGCCGCAACAGCGCGAGCCGCGGTGGCGGCCTCACGAACGAGTTCACCTCCGACCTCAGCACGCCAAGCACAATCACGCTGACCCGCAGCCAAGTCGTCGGCAATCGCGCCGAGGTCGAGGGCGGCGGCATCTTCAACCCGTCCGGCAGCGTGACCCTGAACATGAGCGCCGTAGCGGGCAACACCCCAGACAACTGCCACCCCCCAGGCAGCGTGGCGGGTTGCCGCGGTTGA
- a CDS encoding AraC family transcriptional regulator, whose translation MDVLSDVLAALRTGRPHAARTQTQAPWGVRFPASSAAGCHVVLQGAVWLIPAEGTPLALGPGDVVFIPQNNGYALADHPDSPLVDWRPTLDDAPVGPASAPGQVRIDGPGATSTMLCAAYYFDRDRSHPLLDELPGVIHLPAHVGRRTSLGGAVDLLGAELSEPRAGTTAILSSLVDMLLLFTLRTWFDEQTTRTTTGWATALADPALRPALQAIHRQPERQWTVVDLAGVAGLSRAAFAKRFATIVGRPPLAYLTWWRMTLAAQLLRDSDLPLRTIAARTGYTTEFALTKAFKREYAQPPSHYRRQSA comes from the coding sequence ATGGATGTGCTCAGCGATGTGCTCGCGGCGTTGCGAACCGGGCGACCGCATGCGGCACGCACGCAGACCCAGGCTCCCTGGGGTGTGCGCTTCCCGGCCAGTTCAGCAGCGGGCTGTCATGTGGTGTTGCAAGGTGCCGTTTGGCTGATCCCGGCCGAGGGCACTCCACTCGCGCTCGGGCCTGGCGATGTGGTCTTCATTCCGCAGAACAACGGCTATGCCTTGGCCGACCATCCCGACAGCCCGCTGGTCGACTGGCGGCCCACACTCGATGACGCGCCAGTCGGGCCGGCCTCGGCGCCTGGGCAGGTACGGATCGACGGCCCGGGTGCCACCAGCACGATGCTTTGCGCGGCGTACTACTTCGACCGCGATCGCAGTCACCCCTTGCTCGACGAACTGCCCGGGGTGATCCACCTGCCCGCCCACGTCGGCCGTCGTACATCGCTGGGCGGCGCGGTCGACCTCCTCGGCGCCGAGCTGTCCGAGCCACGCGCGGGCACCACGGCGATCCTGTCCTCGCTGGTCGACATGCTGCTGCTCTTCACGCTTCGCACCTGGTTCGACGAGCAGACGACCCGTACGACGACGGGCTGGGCGACCGCACTCGCCGATCCCGCGTTGAGGCCCGCACTGCAGGCCATCCATCGCCAACCCGAACGGCAGTGGACGGTAGTGGACCTCGCCGGAGTTGCCGGCCTATCCCGCGCGGCCTTCGCGAAGCGGTTCGCCACGATCGTCGGCCGGCCGCCGTTGGCCTACCTCACCTGGTGGCGCATGACGCTCGCCGCCCAACTGCTCCGCGACTCGGATCTCCCCCTGCGCACGATCGCCGCGCGCACGGGCTACACCACCGAGTTCGCCCTCACCAAGGCCTTCAAACGCGAATACGCCCAACCCCCCAGCCACTACCGCCGCCAGTCCGCCTGA
- a CDS encoding NAD-dependent epimerase/dehydratase family protein yields MSYVVVGAGPTGSEVARLLADEGERVRVVSRRGAGPDHPLIERVTADATDAERLAGLAEGATALVNCAMPAYDCWPTDWPPLAAAMLAAAERAGADYVMLGNTYGYGPVDGPMTEDLPMAATTVKGHVRAQMWNDALAAHRAGRVRVIEVRASEYLGAGVVSPYMLMALPQVLAGQPLVYPADLDAPRSWSYTGDVARTLVAAGRFDGEWGRAWHVPSTSTLSTRELTARLVALAGLPMPELIEMPIDELVRLGETDSIVAEFPEMQYLVRQPHILDSRRTEELLDLKPTDLDQVLTEIAGDQSA; encoded by the coding sequence ATGTCGTACGTCGTGGTGGGTGCCGGCCCTACCGGCAGTGAGGTCGCGCGCCTACTCGCCGATGAGGGCGAACGGGTGCGGGTGGTGTCACGTCGCGGGGCGGGTCCGGATCATCCGCTGATCGAGCGGGTCACGGCCGACGCCACCGACGCCGAGCGGCTGGCCGGGCTGGCCGAAGGCGCGACGGCGTTGGTCAACTGCGCGATGCCGGCGTACGACTGCTGGCCGACCGACTGGCCGCCGTTGGCCGCGGCGATGCTGGCGGCGGCGGAGCGCGCGGGCGCGGACTACGTGATGCTCGGCAATACCTATGGCTATGGGCCGGTCGACGGTCCGATGACCGAGGACCTGCCGATGGCCGCGACGACGGTCAAGGGCCACGTTCGTGCGCAGATGTGGAACGACGCGCTGGCCGCTCACCGCGCCGGCCGGGTCCGGGTGATCGAGGTGCGCGCGAGCGAGTACCTCGGCGCGGGAGTCGTCTCGCCGTACATGCTGATGGCCTTGCCGCAGGTGCTGGCCGGGCAGCCTTTGGTTTACCCGGCCGACCTCGATGCGCCGCGAAGCTGGAGCTACACCGGCGACGTCGCGCGGACATTGGTCGCGGCCGGCCGGTTTGACGGCGAATGGGGTCGTGCCTGGCATGTGCCGTCGACGTCGACGCTGTCCACGCGCGAGCTGACCGCGCGGCTCGTCGCTCTTGCCGGGCTGCCGATGCCGGAGCTGATCGAGATGCCGATTGACGAGTTGGTCCGGCTCGGTGAGACCGACTCGATCGTGGCGGAGTTTCCCGAGATGCAATACCTAGTGCGGCAGCCTCACATTCTGGACTCCAGACGAACCGAGGAGCTGCTCGACCTCAAGCCCACGGACCTTGATCAAGTCCTGACCGAGATCGCCGGAGATCAGTCAGCTTGA
- a CDS encoding MerR family transcriptional regulator has protein sequence MKIAELSRQSGVAVPTIKYYLREGLLPPGERSAPNQASYDERHLRRLRLIRALVELAQVPVAGVRAVLEAVDSPTMPLHDQIGAAHRAITPRRELRSTVDTRAAAAAEVEELLTRRGWSVTANAPALATLVDTVAAFRALGQDHLVAFLDSYAEAVERFTELEIAAVQSRETTDQVAESVVIGTILGETLISSLRLLAQESISAQRLKPSS, from the coding sequence ATGAAAATCGCGGAGTTGAGCCGGCAGTCCGGGGTGGCGGTCCCGACCATCAAGTACTACCTACGCGAAGGCCTGCTGCCCCCGGGCGAACGATCCGCCCCGAACCAGGCGTCGTACGACGAACGCCATCTGCGCCGCCTGCGGTTGATCCGTGCTCTGGTGGAGTTGGCGCAGGTCCCGGTCGCAGGAGTACGGGCGGTGCTCGAGGCCGTCGACTCCCCCACGATGCCGCTGCACGATCAGATCGGCGCGGCCCATCGCGCGATCACCCCACGCCGCGAGCTCAGGTCAACCGTCGACACCCGCGCCGCAGCGGCCGCCGAAGTCGAGGAGCTCCTAACCCGGCGCGGCTGGTCCGTAACCGCCAACGCCCCCGCACTCGCGACCCTGGTGGACACAGTGGCCGCATTCCGCGCGCTCGGTCAGGACCACCTGGTCGCCTTCCTCGACTCCTACGCCGAAGCCGTCGAACGCTTCACCGAACTGGAGATCGCGGCCGTCCAATCCCGCGAAACCACCGACCAGGTCGCCGAGAGTGTCGTCATCGGCACCATCCTCGGCGAAACCCTCATCTCGTCCTTACGCTTACTGGCTCAGGAATCCATCTCCGCCCAGCGGCTCAAACCCTCAAGCTGA